Proteins co-encoded in one Spirosoma endbachense genomic window:
- a CDS encoding Stp1/IreP family PP2C-type Ser/Thr phosphatase, whose amino-acid sequence MKKILKWLLGQQEPDALPETAESAIEQTTNDSSDSPASAGEINAVVLSDVGNVRQNNEDTGLFVRLADEGIRRLKGYLLLVADGMGGHLAGEVASQMAAEIVNREYFQHKDSIEKSLLRAFQIANREIFNEARQHDTLRGMGTTCTAIVVHDQQIYFAHVGDSRAYLFKAGQLIQLTEDHTYVQELLRAGDITPEAAISHPERNVLTQAMGTKADVRVDLGRCVLPFDLNDRLLLCSDGLYEYCSDADFVQMLSQPNLPDIADEFVRIAKSRGGHDNITVVLAERIATPDETAPRETREIDLPFTRDLTLPQ is encoded by the coding sequence ATGAAAAAAATCCTCAAATGGCTACTTGGGCAACAGGAGCCGGATGCGCTTCCCGAAACAGCCGAATCCGCAATAGAACAGACTACGAATGATTCATCCGACAGTCCGGCATCTGCCGGAGAAATCAATGCCGTTGTGCTCTCTGATGTAGGCAATGTACGGCAGAACAATGAAGACACCGGGTTATTCGTACGCCTGGCCGACGAAGGAATTCGCCGACTGAAAGGGTACCTTCTGCTGGTAGCTGACGGAATGGGTGGGCATCTGGCCGGTGAAGTAGCAAGTCAGATGGCCGCTGAAATCGTGAATCGTGAATATTTCCAGCATAAGGACTCCATCGAAAAAAGTCTGCTACGGGCTTTCCAGATCGCCAATCGGGAAATATTCAACGAAGCCCGACAACACGATACACTACGTGGAATGGGCACTACCTGCACCGCCATTGTGGTGCACGACCAGCAGATATACTTTGCTCATGTGGGCGATAGTCGGGCTTATTTGTTCAAAGCCGGGCAGTTAATCCAGCTCACTGAAGACCATACGTACGTGCAGGAATTGCTGCGGGCGGGCGACATTACTCCAGAAGCTGCGATCAGCCATCCAGAACGGAATGTGCTGACTCAGGCAATGGGCACGAAAGCCGACGTTCGGGTCGATTTAGGCCGTTGCGTGCTCCCATTCGACCTCAATGACCGATTGCTTTTGTGTTCTGATGGGCTGTATGAGTATTGCAGCGATGCCGATTTTGTGCAGATGCTAAGCCAGCCAAATCTGCCCGATATAGCCGACGAGTTCGTCAGAATTGCCAAGAGTCGGGGGGGGCACGATAACATCACGGTTGTGCTGGCCGAGCGGATCGCAACACCCGATGAAACGGCCCCCAGAGAAACGCGCGAGATTGATCTTCCTTTTACCCGTGATCTGACACTTCCTCAATGA